One genomic segment of uncultured Campylobacter sp. includes these proteins:
- the ccoG gene encoding cytochrome c oxidase accessory protein CcoG: protein MTKEEYKNYFKFAGKRYIAYILLTCTALILPFITIGGNHFFLLSFERSELHLFFAKFNVQELFLMPFVLIIFFIFIFFMTNLGGRVWCGWSCPQTIFRVIYRDLIQTKILKIRKNISNKQTPTENGVKNALAVAIWSVLAFIAAANFLWFFVPPQDFLVQILDPAEHKILLGAWIVIAAFLIFDVAFLGENFCIYVCPYARVQSVMIDNDSVQVIYDEARGGKIYDGQTKLWKKPPEPQNECTGCEACVKICPTHIDIRKGMQLECINCLECVDACTKTMSGLNLPSLISWTSSNSLKTKQKVRYLRFKTIGYCAAIAIAAAALALMSAKKESMLLNINRTSELYKINKSGEIENAYVFLFENTDAHAHEFYFDVNANDADIKIKRPKSNIALNAGEKKKIVVVLTAPKNAARPGKNANAKITIRAYAADEKEKINITRETIFAYPRD from the coding sequence ATGACCAAAGAAGAGTATAAAAATTATTTCAAATTTGCCGGCAAGCGCTACATCGCCTACATCCTGCTAACCTGTACCGCGCTGATTTTACCTTTTATAACTATCGGCGGAAATCATTTTTTTTTACTGAGCTTTGAGCGCAGCGAACTGCATCTATTTTTTGCCAAATTTAACGTCCAAGAGCTGTTTTTGATGCCTTTCGTGCTAATTATTTTTTTTATTTTTATATTTTTTATGACGAATTTAGGCGGCCGCGTCTGGTGCGGCTGGAGCTGTCCGCAGACGATATTTCGCGTTATTTACCGCGACCTTATACAAACTAAAATTTTAAAAATCCGCAAAAATATTTCAAACAAACAAACGCCTACCGAAAACGGCGTAAAAAATGCGCTTGCAGTCGCGATCTGGAGCGTTTTGGCTTTTATCGCGGCGGCGAATTTTCTCTGGTTTTTCGTCCCGCCGCAGGATTTTTTGGTTCAAATTTTAGACCCGGCCGAGCATAAAATTTTACTCGGAGCTTGGATTGTTATCGCTGCGTTTTTGATATTTGACGTAGCGTTTTTGGGCGAAAATTTTTGCATTTACGTCTGTCCGTACGCTAGAGTGCAGTCCGTGATGATAGATAACGACAGCGTGCAGGTCATCTACGACGAGGCGCGGGGCGGTAAAATTTACGACGGGCAAACCAAACTCTGGAAAAAACCGCCGGAGCCGCAAAACGAGTGCACCGGCTGCGAAGCCTGCGTGAAAATTTGCCCGACGCACATCGACATCAGAAAAGGCATGCAGCTAGAGTGCATCAACTGCCTCGAGTGCGTGGATGCCTGCACGAAAACGATGTCGGGGCTAAATTTGCCTAGCCTAATTAGCTGGACTAGCTCAAATTCGCTAAAAACCAAGCAAAAGGTTCGGTATTTGCGCTTTAAAACCATCGGCTACTGCGCCGCCATCGCTATCGCCGCCGCAGCACTCGCGCTAATGAGCGCCAAAAAAGAGAGCATGCTGCTAAACATTAACCGCACGAGCGAGCTATATAAGATAAATAAAAGCGGCGAGATCGAAAACGCTTACGTGTTTTTGTTTGAAAACACCGACGCGCACGCGCACGAGTTTTACTTTGACGTTAACGCAAACGATGCCGATATCAAAATAAAACGCCCAAAAAGTAACATTGCCTTAAACGCGGGCGAAAAGAAGAAAATCGTAGTCGTATTAACGGCTCCTAAAAATGCCGCTAGACCCGGTAAAAACGCAAATGCAAAGATAACTATACGCGCCTATGCCGCAGACGAAAAAGAGAAAATCAACATCACAAGAGAGACTATTTTTGCATACCCGAGGGACTAA
- the rpsU gene encoding 30S ribosomal protein S21, whose protein sequence is MPGIKVHPNESFDEAYRKFKKQTDRNLVVTEVRARRFFEPMTEIRKKQKIAARKKMLKRLYMLRRYESKL, encoded by the coding sequence TTGCCTGGTATTAAGGTACATCCTAACGAGTCTTTTGACGAAGCTTACAGAAAGTTCAAAAAGCAAACCGACAGGAACCTTGTCGTGACTGAAGTTCGCGCAAGACGCTTTTTTGAGCCTATGACAGAGATCCGCAAAAAACAAAAAATCGCGGCTCGCAAGAAAATGCTTAAACGTCTATATATGCTTAGACGCTACGAGTCAAAGCTCTAA
- a CDS encoding DNA-binding protein, with product MSKVPVSEAAEILGVTKEAVYNRIRRGTLKTFEKDGVKYVLLDGYETDAAANLAPNQPPKTSTEKSAKSAKSKKSKAGEFDVNEFLLSQISELKEQNQNLQADKERLFREKEQILLNNKTEIAQIYRERDEKIRNFLNILERPLLARQNGEYVAPIDVEFVESKPENEGKWTSLAEFLKSQNLSGKSLKKTQNKIIKNIGKSKFIKFKKGVIMVKSKKISKELDKK from the coding sequence ATGTCCAAAGTGCCCGTGAGCGAGGCTGCGGAAATCTTAGGCGTAACCAAAGAAGCAGTCTACAACCGCATTCGTCGCGGCACGCTAAAAACCTTTGAAAAAGACGGCGTAAAATACGTGCTTTTGGACGGATACGAGACCGATGCGGCGGCAAATTTAGCGCCAAATCAGCCGCCAAAAACATCTACCGAAAAATCAGCTAAAAGCGCGAAATCCAAAAAATCAAAGGCGGGGGAATTTGACGTGAACGAATTTCTGCTCTCGCAAATTAGCGAACTAAAAGAACAAAATCAAAATTTGCAAGCCGATAAAGAGAGGCTTTTTCGCGAAAAAGAGCAAATTTTGCTAAATAATAAAACCGAAATCGCTCAAATTTACCGCGAGCGCGACGAGAAAATTAGAAATTTTTTAAATATACTCGAGCGTCCGCTGCTAGCGCGTCAAAACGGCGAGTACGTAGCTCCTATCGACGTCGAATTCGTCGAGAGCAAGCCTGAAAACGAGGGTAAATGGACGAGCCTAGCCGAGTTTTTAAAATCGCAAAATTTAAGCGGCAAGAGCCTTAAAAAAACGCAAAATAAAATCATAAAAAACATCGGAAAATCAAAATTTATCAAATTTAAAAAAGGCGTTATAATGGTAAAAAGTAAGAAAATTTCAAAGGAGCTAGATAAAAAATGA
- a CDS encoding UPF0323 family lipoprotein produces the protein MRVFKGIKKVASYAAVGGFGAVVIAGLAGCGSNDNGGANNNDGSALNEAAQKTGAFVIIEETAPGKYKVLEEYPSSETRVVLKDINGTERVLSKEEMDKLIAEENAKIDAGTSNLTGSNAQNAQLSSGGMSLGETLLASAAGAIIGSWIGNKLFNNPGYQSQRQSAYKNPSAYSRSVDSFNKAKATSSASKPSGGKSGFFGGSSSSSSSSFGG, from the coding sequence ATGAGAGTTTTTAAAGGTATAAAAAAAGTAGCAAGCTACGCTGCGGTCGGCGGATTTGGCGCGGTCGTGATAGCAGGGCTGGCCGGCTGCGGCAGCAACGATAACGGCGGAGCAAATAACAATGACGGTAGCGCGCTAAACGAAGCGGCGCAAAAAACGGGAGCGTTCGTCATCATCGAAGAAACCGCGCCCGGCAAATATAAAGTCCTAGAAGAGTATCCAAGCAGCGAAACTCGCGTCGTGCTAAAGGACATCAACGGCACCGAGCGCGTGCTAAGCAAAGAGGAGATGGATAAGCTAATCGCCGAGGAAAACGCCAAAATCGACGCCGGAACGTCGAATTTAACCGGCTCAAACGCTCAAAACGCGCAGCTAAGCAGCGGCGGTATGAGCCTTGGCGAGACGCTTCTAGCCTCGGCTGCGGGCGCGATCATAGGCAGCTGGATAGGTAACAAGCTCTTTAATAATCCCGGCTATCAGTCGCAGCGCCAAAGCGCGTATAAAAACCCAAGCGCCTATTCAAGGAGCGTAGATAGCTTTAACAAAGCCAAAGCCACGAGCTCGGCAAGTAAACCAAGCGGCGGAAAGAGCGGATTTTTCGGCGGATCAAGCTCAAGTTCAAGCTCAAGTTTCGGAGGATAA
- a CDS encoding glutathionylspermidine synthase family protein, with the protein MNLKKIEPLNSEFLGEIGFTWHTDPDGSDYVADELVEVSEAQAEAYYNAANELYDMFVAAAQHIIDNNLYHEVGIPFNLVDLVRESWENDVHWHLYGRFDLAGGLDGKPIKLIEFNADTPTAVFETAIIQWAALKFNRMDESAQFNDLYDALKQNFRRLVTLDEETESFNEHYEGWKILFSSVAGSSEDEQTVKLLQYIAEEAGFHTAFAYVHEVVFNDEEGVFFDGENYEYWFKLVPWEDIAVQEGELAIILKNIVQNQKAIILNPAYTLLFQSKGILKILWDLYPNHPLLLQASDKPIAGKKCVKKPVFGREGANVSVIEADGSVSLQNGGDYDQNRAIYQEFYEFNKDAAGNSYQAGVFFAYEACALGYRRGGEILDNYSKFVGHFIK; encoded by the coding sequence ATAAATTTAAAAAAAATCGAACCGCTAAATAGCGAATTTTTAGGCGAGATCGGCTTTACGTGGCACACCGACCCAGACGGCAGCGACTACGTAGCAGACGAGCTAGTCGAGGTTAGCGAGGCGCAGGCTGAAGCCTACTACAACGCCGCAAACGAGCTATACGATATGTTCGTCGCAGCCGCCCAGCACATCATCGACAACAACCTCTACCACGAGGTCGGCATCCCGTTTAACCTCGTAGATCTAGTGCGCGAAAGCTGGGAAAACGACGTGCACTGGCATCTCTACGGTAGATTTGACCTTGCAGGCGGCCTAGACGGCAAGCCGATAAAACTCATCGAATTTAACGCCGACACCCCGACGGCCGTGTTTGAGACGGCGATCATCCAGTGGGCGGCGCTCAAATTTAACCGCATGGACGAGAGCGCGCAGTTTAACGACCTTTATGACGCCCTAAAGCAAAATTTTAGGCGCCTGGTGACGCTAGATGAGGAGACCGAGAGTTTTAACGAGCACTACGAGGGTTGGAAAATTTTATTTAGCTCGGTTGCGGGTAGTAGCGAGGACGAGCAGACCGTGAAGCTACTGCAGTATATCGCCGAGGAGGCGGGCTTTCACACGGCGTTTGCTTACGTCCACGAGGTCGTATTTAACGACGAGGAGGGCGTGTTTTTTGACGGAGAAAACTACGAGTACTGGTTTAAGCTCGTGCCGTGGGAGGACATCGCCGTGCAGGAAGGCGAGCTAGCCATCATCCTAAAAAACATCGTCCAAAATCAAAAAGCCATCATCCTAAATCCCGCATACACGCTGCTTTTCCAAAGCAAAGGCATCTTGAAAATTTTATGGGATTTATACCCGAATCACCCGCTTTTGCTGCAGGCTAGCGACAAGCCGATCGCGGGCAAAAAATGCGTGAAAAAGCCGGTTTTCGGACGAGAGGGCGCAAACGTGAGCGTGATAGAGGCTGACGGTAGCGTGAGCTTGCAAAACGGCGGCGACTATGATCAAAACCGCGCGATCTATCAGGAATTTTACGAATTTAACAAAGACGCCGCCGGAAATAGCTACCAAGCTGGCGTGTTTTTCGCCTACGAGGCGTGCGCGCTAGGATACCGCAGAGGCGGCGAAATTTTAGATAACTACTCCAAATTCGTGGGGCACTTTATCAAATAA
- a CDS encoding D-2-hydroxyacid dehydrogenase: protein MKIVCLDAATLGSDVNLDVFGQFGEFVSFETTAAAERVERLKGADVVITNKVVIDKETMDASNLKLICISATGMNNVDLACAATKGIAVKNVAGYSTASVVQHTFACLFALTNRIKFYDNYAQSGEWAKSEIFTNLDRSIGEIAGKSFGVIGLGEIGRGVARIAAAFGASVSYYSTSGANANAEFKRLNLDELLSGCDIVSIHAPLNEKTRNLIGERELNLMKEGAILMNFGRGGIVDESAVARAIDGRNLRFASDVLETEPMRADHPLLRIKNKENLILTPHVAWASFEARQRLVAMIVENIKEFLKG from the coding sequence ATGAAAATAGTCTGCCTCGATGCCGCGACGCTTGGAAGCGACGTAAATTTGGACGTTTTTGGGCAGTTCGGCGAGTTTGTTAGCTTTGAGACGACCGCCGCGGCCGAGCGCGTAGAGCGACTAAAAGGCGCGGACGTCGTCATCACGAACAAAGTCGTGATCGACAAAGAGACGATGGACGCGTCAAATTTAAAGCTAATCTGCATAAGCGCGACAGGTATGAACAACGTCGATCTCGCGTGCGCCGCGACAAAAGGCATCGCGGTGAAAAACGTCGCTGGCTACTCGACGGCTAGCGTCGTGCAGCATACTTTTGCTTGCCTTTTTGCGCTAACCAATCGCATCAAATTTTACGATAACTACGCGCAAAGCGGCGAGTGGGCGAAGAGCGAAATTTTTACGAATTTAGACCGCAGTATCGGCGAGATAGCGGGCAAGAGCTTTGGCGTCATAGGCCTTGGCGAGATCGGCAGAGGCGTGGCGCGCATCGCGGCGGCATTTGGTGCGAGCGTGAGCTACTACTCCACTAGCGGCGCAAACGCAAACGCGGAGTTTAAAAGGCTAAATTTAGACGAGCTTTTAAGCGGCTGCGACATCGTGAGCATCCATGCTCCGCTAAACGAAAAAACGCGAAATTTGATCGGAGAGCGGGAGCTAAATTTGATGAAAGAGGGCGCCATACTGATGAACTTCGGACGCGGAGGCATCGTTGATGAGAGCGCCGTAGCTCGCGCGATAGACGGGCGAAATTTGCGATTTGCCTCGGATGTGCTAGAGACCGAGCCTATGCGCGCGGATCATCCGCTGCTTCGTATCAAAAACAAGGAAAATTTGATACTTACTCCGCACGTGGCGTGGGCGAGCTTTGAGGCTAGGCAGCGGCTAGTAGCGATGATCGTAGAAAATATAAAAGAATTTTTGAAAGGATAA
- a CDS encoding YajQ family cyclic di-GMP-binding protein — protein MATEHSFDISAAVDMMDVKNALETAKKEIAARYDFKGLAAEAELNEKEKIITLLSSSDNKIDALKDIVISKLIKRNIPPVAVSESKRESASGGNIKATLKLNDTLDSENAKKITKAIKDAKLKVTAAIRGEEVRVSGKSIDDLQECIRLVKGLNLELPISFKNLK, from the coding sequence ATGGCAACTGAGCATAGTTTTGATATAAGCGCGGCGGTCGATATGATGGATGTCAAAAACGCGCTAGAGACGGCAAAAAAAGAGATCGCGGCGAGATATGATTTTAAGGGGCTTGCGGCCGAGGCAGAGCTAAACGAAAAGGAAAAAATCATCACGCTTCTTAGCTCTAGCGACAACAAAATCGACGCCCTAAAAGACATCGTGATCTCAAAGCTCATCAAGCGAAACATCCCGCCCGTAGCCGTGTCTGAAAGCAAACGCGAGAGTGCTAGCGGCGGAAACATCAAAGCGACGCTAAAGCTAAACGACACCCTAGATAGCGAAAACGCGAAAAAAATCACCAAAGCGATCAAAGACGCAAAGCTAAAAGTAACTGCGGCAATCCGCGGCGAAGAGGTGCGAGTAAGCGGCAAAAGTATCGACGATCTGCAAGAGTGCATTAGACTCGTGAAGGGGTTAAATTTGGAGTTGCCGATTAGTTTTAAAAATTTGAAGTAA
- a CDS encoding coproporphyrinogen III oxidase family protein produces MGFKNIIERFAINYAHNTMQKSLYNGLNIDILDQKYVKTPRENTEYMLYAHVPFCHTFCPYCSFHKYHYEQELAKIYFENLRQEMRQVKAAGFDFGSLYVGGGTTLINEPELEKTLVLAKELFNIKNVSCESDPNHIQPENLKRFQGLIDRLSVGVQSFDDETLKRVARYEKFGSSEALQEKLKKALGVLPVMSLDLIFNLPNQTKEQLLNDIKIAKSIAPEQITFYPLMKSPLTRDAIAKSLGVADSDNEREFYEIICESFSDYHQSNAWAFGRDSANLRDEYVGSHHEYVGVGSGAFSFLNGELVINAFNLLDYGRRVKNGESPVIAKCGFTKKERLKYIFLTELFDGGVNIAKYDEFNGANIKKELFAELNLLKLVGAIYEEGGRIVPTGFGRYLCLVLMRDFYAGMDKVRAIFKDDAKIKRSKILRIMSEETHADFEDALISPRAAV; encoded by the coding sequence ATGGGTTTTAAGAATATTATAGAAAGATTTGCGATTAATTACGCCCATAATACCATGCAAAAATCTCTTTATAACGGCCTCAATATCGACATTCTAGATCAAAAATACGTAAAAACGCCGCGCGAAAATACCGAGTATATGCTTTACGCTCACGTGCCGTTTTGCCACACGTTTTGTCCGTATTGCTCGTTTCACAAGTATCATTACGAGCAGGAGCTGGCTAAAATTTATTTTGAAAATTTAAGGCAAGAAATGCGGCAGGTTAAGGCCGCGGGCTTTGATTTCGGCTCGCTTTACGTCGGCGGCGGCACGACTCTCATAAACGAACCCGAGCTTGAAAAAACGCTCGTACTGGCTAAAGAGCTTTTTAATATCAAAAACGTGTCCTGCGAAAGCGATCCAAACCACATCCAGCCAGAAAATTTAAAGAGATTTCAAGGGCTCATCGACCGCCTAAGCGTGGGCGTACAAAGCTTTGACGACGAGACGCTAAAACGTGTAGCCAGATACGAGAAATTCGGCTCTAGCGAGGCGTTACAAGAAAAGCTGAAAAAAGCTCTTGGCGTACTACCGGTGATGAGCCTTGATCTTATCTTTAACCTTCCTAATCAAACCAAAGAGCAGCTGCTAAACGACATCAAAATCGCAAAATCCATAGCCCCAGAGCAGATCACGTTTTATCCGCTGATGAAGTCGCCTCTTACGCGCGATGCGATCGCAAAGTCGCTAGGCGTCGCAGATAGCGATAATGAGCGCGAATTTTACGAGATCATTTGCGAGAGCTTTAGCGACTATCATCAAAGCAACGCTTGGGCATTCGGCCGAGATAGCGCGAATTTGCGCGACGAATACGTCGGCAGCCACCACGAGTACGTGGGCGTGGGCAGCGGCGCGTTTAGTTTTTTAAACGGCGAGCTGGTTATCAACGCCTTTAATCTGCTCGACTACGGCCGCCGCGTCAAAAACGGCGAAAGCCCAGTTATCGCAAAGTGCGGCTTTACGAAAAAAGAGCGGCTAAAGTATATCTTCCTCACCGAGTTGTTTGACGGCGGCGTAAATATCGCCAAATACGACGAATTTAATGGCGCGAATATCAAAAAAGAGCTATTTGCGGAGCTAAATTTACTAAAGCTAGTCGGCGCTATCTACGAAGAGGGCGGCCGCATCGTGCCGACGGGATTTGGCAGGTATCTTTGCCTCGTGCTCATGCGCGATTTTTACGCGGGCATGGATAAGGTGCGTGCGATATTTAAAGACGACGCGAAGATAAAGCGCAGTAAAATTTTGCGCATAATGAGCGAAGAGACGCATGCGGACTTTGAGGACGCTCTCATCTCGCCTAGAGCCGCGGTGTAA